In Flammeovirgaceae bacterium 311, one DNA window encodes the following:
- a CDS encoding beta-lactamase (COG1680 Beta-lactamase class C and other penicillin binding proteins): MLVAGSLPAVHLLFQLNINAMPRIICAFFYIAVAITACQSSDMQQQSDQEATLVNSQVKARIDSTLKSLVDSGQIAGVSALIFEKDKEVYYNAFGYADREAGTEMDRNTLVRIYSMTKPITGVALMQLYEQGAFQLDDPVEKYAPEFANVKVFAGVDASGNTILESPQRAITIRDLTRHTAGFAKEDHPQLGELVKKADAMNKENTLAQMAKKLGSLPLAFHPGEEWSYGVSVDVQAFLVERLSGKPFDQYVEENILDPLGMENTRYVPRDFTKLAAMYRMSEDGQLGRIPDEEANAFNGRPWPLKPGGWGYTSTLDDYMQFARMLVNGGTLGEARVLKPETVKLMATNHLSDSVSERMWLPSKGRVGFGIDFAVRLFPPADQEENHGMVGEFFWDGAASTLFWVDPENKLTAVLFVQVFPFDRALHKKFRDAVYGNYKGPVSTALEKQ; the protein is encoded by the coding sequence TTGCTGGTAGCAGGCAGCTTGCCTGCTGTTCATTTACTGTTTCAACTCAACATCAATGCAATGCCAAGGATCATTTGCGCCTTTTTTTATATAGCTGTTGCTATCACTGCCTGTCAGTCTTCCGATATGCAGCAACAAAGCGATCAGGAGGCAACACTGGTAAATAGCCAGGTAAAAGCCCGTATTGACTCAACTTTGAAGAGCCTGGTGGATTCAGGACAGATAGCAGGCGTGTCTGCACTTATTTTTGAAAAAGACAAAGAGGTGTACTACAACGCTTTTGGTTATGCCGATCGGGAGGCTGGGACCGAAATGGATCGTAATACCCTTGTGCGGATTTATTCCATGACCAAACCCATTACGGGAGTTGCACTGATGCAGCTTTATGAGCAGGGAGCCTTTCAGCTGGATGATCCGGTTGAAAAATACGCTCCTGAATTTGCCAATGTGAAAGTATTTGCTGGTGTAGATGCTTCCGGAAATACAATACTGGAGTCCCCGCAACGTGCCATTACCATTCGGGACCTTACCCGCCATACGGCAGGCTTTGCCAAAGAGGATCATCCTCAACTGGGTGAGCTTGTAAAAAAAGCCGATGCAATGAACAAAGAGAACACCCTGGCCCAAATGGCAAAAAAACTGGGCAGCCTGCCTCTTGCCTTTCATCCGGGTGAGGAATGGTCGTATGGCGTTAGTGTGGATGTTCAGGCCTTTCTGGTGGAACGCCTGTCTGGAAAGCCCTTCGATCAATATGTAGAGGAAAATATTCTGGATCCACTGGGGATGGAGAATACCCGATATGTACCCCGAGACTTTACGAAACTTGCCGCCATGTACCGCATGAGCGAGGACGGACAGCTCGGCAGGATTCCCGACGAAGAGGCCAATGCCTTCAACGGCAGGCCCTGGCCCCTAAAACCCGGAGGCTGGGGATACACCTCTACCCTGGATGATTACATGCAATTCGCACGCATGCTGGTGAATGGGGGCACACTTGGGGAGGCAAGAGTCCTGAAGCCGGAAACTGTAAAATTGATGGCTACCAATCATTTGTCTGACAGTGTTAGCGAACGCATGTGGCTGCCAAGCAAAGGCCGGGTGGGCTTTGGAATTGACTTTGCGGTGCGCCTCTTTCCACCGGCGGATCAGGAGGAGAATCATGGTATGGTGGGTGAATTCTTCTGGGATGGTGCAGCCAGTACCCTTTTCTGGGTAGATCCTGAAAACAAGCTCACGGCCGTGCTGTTCGTGCAGGTTTTCCCCTTTGACCGCGCCTTGCACAAAAAATTCAGGGATGCTGTTTACGGAAACTATAAAGGCCCTGTATCCACAGCTTTAGAGAAGCAGTAA